In a single window of the Rhizoctonia solani chromosome 16, complete sequence genome:
- a CDS encoding protein ATP12, mitochondrial, giving the protein MSGANVTLKRFWKKVDVAENHEVPSSRRLLATLIAIEWENQEKLIKPHALPMTSIASRAIDGLQDEGARFDLVAGLIKYFDTDTLCFHEAHPPALVQLQEEHWVPLIKWAESAYDIKINIFDSLLGNSQPKESKNFLMKEINKLNQWEMAAFERAVLTTKSFIIALGLVKGRIDVEQASQAAHVEVVSQTQRWGEVEDTHDVDYHDIRRQLGSVACVLATN; this is encoded by the exons ATGTCAGGTGCCAATGTTACACTCAAAAGATTTTGGAAGAAGGTGGATGTTGCTGAGAATCATG AAGTTCCTAGTTCACGACGCCTGCTTGCAACCTTGATTGCCATAGAATGGGAAAATCAGGAAAAGCTCATAAAGCCACATGCACTACCCATG ACGTCCATTGCTTCTCGTGCTATAGACGGATTACAAGATGAAGGCGCGCGATTTGATCTTGTAGCAGGATTGATTAAATACTTTGATACAGACACTCTATG TTTCCATGAGGCTCACCCGCCTGCTCTCGTTCAACTTCAAGAGGAGCATTGGGTTCCACTCATCAAATGGGCTGAATCCGCATACGACATCAAAATCAATATTTTTGACTCACTTCTTGGCAATTCGCAGCCAAAAGAGTCCAAAAACTTCCTGATGAAGGAAATCAACAAATTGAATCAATGGGAGATGGCCG CATTCGAGAGAGCAGTATTGACCACCAAATCGTTTATTATCGCGCTTGGCCTCGTTAAAGGCCGAATTGATGTGGAGCAAGCTTCCCAGGCGGCACATGTCGAAGTTGTGAGCCAGACGCAGCGATGGGGGGAAGTTGAAGACA CGCATGACGTCGACTACCACGATATCCGCCGACAATTAGGTAGCGTGGCTTGTGTGCTTGCAACTAATTAA
- a CDS encoding DNA mismatch repair protein MutS: MASGQRVLSSYFSQSKKTPSVTPKASSSGLSTGKPIDLTLSDSEPETQEPPSKKARVRNEESTQDALASSSSSPPPADSLFSSTMSEKWSFTPITGGLSKTKSNTTKGSVDIQLQAFRKKMGGDVPKMSKKTQGKKRRRESTEPVSDENVVQESESAHDEEEYSEKSDEEEVAEISSSLSKFTNTKRAKATPTSKTEAPTNKVTTSTAGKGKGRKKADEIGPAGLKYTPLEKQASTPFHVQILALKKQHEDAILLFEVGYKFRFFGEDARVASRELGIACFMDKNFLTASIPVHRRDVHVKKAIRQVGIIGQMETAALKKAGDNRSAPFDRQLTHLYTAATFVDEIGSTDNDDVFAGGAAPPIACIVEELRGGMGADDLVHFSFVAVTPATGDIVYDTFDDTYMRSEIEVVIALARLMKHLESFQLSEVFLKTEFFTSFMNRSHMLVSGNSLHNLEIFRNQTDFTETGSLVWVLNKTKTKFGSRMLRSWIGRPLVDKDILQGRVDAVEEILNTKELKIERLQLLLKGLPDLVKGLCRVQYKKATPPELATMLTAWQRIATVLDPIAAPEDAGFKSELLNGIAYSLPTLREPLATIMREINLPQARDNNKADLWVDSEKYPGIEEAKFGILSVESELEDHLQEIRQILKKPNAQYISVSGIDFLIEVRNGDTKKVPVSWQRINSTKAVTRFHTPQVKAKLHEREFLRKHWHQKQIR, from the exons ATGGCATCTGGGCAGCGAGTTTTGTCTTCATACTTCTCACAATCCAAGAAAACACCGTCGGTTACGCCCAAGGCCTCTAGCTCTGGTTTATCTACCGGAAAGCCCATTGACTTAACTCTGAGCGACTCCGAACCTGAAACCCAGGAGCCGCCATCAAAGAAAGCTCGTGTTCGGAATGAAGAATCCACCCAGGATGCtcttgcttcttcttcttcttcgcctCCTCCTGCGGACTCTTTGTTTTCTTCGACTATGAGCGAGAAATGGAGTTTCACGCCCATCACCGGTGGACTATCAAAAACAAAGTCTAATACCACGAAGGGCAGTGTGGATATTCAGCTACAAGCGTTTAGAAAGAAGATGGGTGGAGACGTGCCCAAAATGTCAAAGAAAACACAAGGGAAGAAACGCCGAAGAGAGTCAACGGAGCCGGTTAGTGACGAGAATGTGGTTCAAGAGTCAGAGAGTGCCCAcgacgaggaagaatacaGCGAGAAATCGGATGAGGAAGAGGTTGCAGAGATATCAAGTAGCTTGTCCAAGTTTACCAATACAAAGCGGGCCAAGGCAACACCCACCTCTAAAACCGAAGCCCCAACTAACAAGGTCACTACAAGTACGGCCGGAAAAGGGAAGGGCCGGAAAAAAGCTGATGAGATCGGACCGGCTGGGTTGAAGTATACACCACTGGAAAAACAGGCGAGCACACC GTTCCATGTGCAGATTCTTGCGTTGAAGAAACAACATGAGGACGCAATCCTGTTATTTGAAGTTGGTTATAAGTTCCG ATTTTTTGGAGAGGATGCACGT GTTGCTTCGAGAGAACTGGGTATCGCTTGTTTTATGGACAAAAACTTCTTGACTGCTTCAATCCCGGTACACCGGAGAGATGTGCATGTCAAAAA ggctataaggcag GTTGGTATTATAGGTCAAATGGAAACGGCAGCCTTGAAAAAAGCAGGGGATAACCGCAGTGCTCCATTCGATCGTCAATTAACTCATTTGTATACAGCCGCTAC ATTTGTTGACGAGATTGGATCAACGGACAACGACGACGTATTTGCTGGCGGAGCCGCGCCACCCATTGCTTGCATAGTCGAGGAACTCCGAGGCGGGATGGGAGCCGATGATTTGGtacacttctcatttgtcgCGGTTACTCCGGCTACCGGCGATATTGTATACGATACATTTGATG atacatatatgcgctctGAGATCGAG GTTGTGATTGCATTGGCACGTTTAATGAAACACCTCGAATCATTTCAACTGTCGGAGGTATTCTTGAAGACCGAATTTTTCACGTCCTTTATGAATCGATCACACATGCTTGTATCTGGCAATTCTTTACATAACTTAGAA ATATTCCGAAATCAAACAGACTTCACAGAGACGGGTTCACTTGTCTGGGTGCTGAACAAAACGAAGACCAAGTTTGGCTCCCGTATGTTAAGGTCTTGGATTGGGCGTCCTTTGGTAGACAAAGA TATCCTTCAAGGGCGCGTGGATGCTGTAGAAGAGATTTTAAACACCAAGGAACTCAAGATAGAACGCTTGCAATTACTACTGAAGGGACTTCCAGATCTTGTGAAAG GACTCTGCCGTGTTCAGTACAAGAAAGCGACGCCACCAGAGCTCGCTACAATGCTCACCGCCTGGCAGCGTATTGCCACTGTACTCGACCCGATCGCTGCACCAGAAGACGCTGGCTTCAAATCCGAGCTCTTAAACGGTATTGCTTATTCACTCCCGACTTTGAGGGAACCTCTGGCTACGATTATGCGTGAAATCAATCTTCCTCAGGCTCGAGACAACAACAAGGCGGACCTGTGGGTTGATTCTGAGAAGTATCCAG GGATCGAGGAGGCTAAATTTGGGATTCTTTCAGTCGA GAGTGAACTCGAAGACCACCTCCAAGAGA TCAGGCAAATTTTGAAGAAACCCAATGCACAATACATTTCGGTATCTGGAATTGAT TTCTTGATAGAG GTACGGAATGGGGATACCAAGAAAGTGCCTGTCTCCTGGCAGCGAATCAACTCGACCAAAGCTGTCACAAGGTTTCATACACCTCAAGTCAAAGCAAAGCTACACGAACGCGAGTTTTTAAGGAAACATTGGCATCAGAAGCAAATAAGGTAA
- a CDS encoding proteophosphoglycan 5: MSRSQQRGGEGGTSTSGPPPASSSRYHRSSIRSQKGPGLGSSSTRVQVVGERGYDSEIPRELGGLPSLAAGYHTEGQPSTTTTTKRASKELLRNVVDPRRNGRLSSMPSQHPHPHLRHDMPDDQLASSTRRVRRDKDRDSRRHRERDPVENQVPPSVWMNQIQATAADPKRARRTSGSRTRHEEPQQHDPRAFPLPPNQEHHRHPHYQSPPYPYPHHPRNGNPPPTHDFYRPNDPGPEYVPTTPQPTIRDTIQPPAAPFTTPAPAPLLPLPRTKEELLRSEGISQGSPFTGHRRHRSGRGEDFAAGSGAFADATNHTRPSLRHQTSRSEDLRKLGQGLPQLESEDHLAHQLARPVHVGRSASENVVPQVPQLATPGMYNAGLAVTPGTSKGLNMTPQLQESFAESANASRAPVNAAMASAAIANVSTDSDSARGERDKKRRTRRSKQVDAADLQALLPKDPTPPPVVQPPFRRQRTVSGRSITAQPTPPPPALPTEPERDPADDMVVYHRTPEPAMIDPARAPPLVVRPDAFRVAGDSLPQGLAIFASRPEMTSSGIAPLAGLRTEMTQVPGPRGDMTNEISRGAETLRAGEPVSSVPALLPAARRASILDEERSRKYSAAGTEGGVSAGGTGSQAVWGDRGAETSGGPSRRRAASPSSSSPAPAPTLVAQPRAQEHRSARDAMSMREAVSPMSNYQSIAPSVRSEVRDVRGAMIGSDVGYRDARSPDPGAMMGQSGSKGTATGYRAGLANVISPAIPKDRALPRAGQVPATPMTASKTFEPEIPTRPRVPSNNMLGSSPPDLLAQRATVDAHTPVPVVPVVDEEGRLRGPLGPTVGAGAGAASTMPARPTRMSFTAQRPAPQTATPVTSPPQTHAQAQPAAEASAVPKNVQQQTHGIDGSKESLVETLGSAKASKSKGWLRGWKSSNQKPPSPTPPPGPPPAPSASASSAQPRQRLLSGLMGSGASKHKQKPSESRPAQEKESRMQRVITSIRGGLGRKPSSSKLGHFSSKSMSRLPATVPAPPVGASLVRSASTNANGREGGVWPMSPRSKAPALPAEPPAPAPIPAPSVAPPANPSPTPTPAPVAPAITVPILAIPNSATPAAVVPAAPKPRPTEPEKRPVTKDVPIIDKSRVPILNGAPPAPTTAKARAYLDSNGRPIETPRAEKRSSAQPAPPSLSNPQRPNSPPLVNRPVGRIPVAQTKIFTNDAPNRSVAHPPTAPGAAPVPTTPHGSHRTLTAAGPGFLRRARGSQNPVYATDPAPPHGEAGDLGLPTPDETPRASPTGENTFEDRAVALKEEQRERERRPSQEDPNRRRHRSNNIVIPSKYPGGLNPHELTHRLQVDVDAYAHGGVLKFGHREKRAISVASVEAVSGQEGHFQSETSSIRSSTPGAHQLAFPHRDPAEATQSWAKHQTEEDERAGAGVGARVGRSGRDRRDGRKVSGVLKRDRGGVRKPGVAFDFPSGPIIETDEDPQDARQQADINLTYELERRHKRYK, translated from the exons CCACACCGAGGGCCAGCCGTctactaccaccaccaccaagcGCGCCTCCAAAGAGCTCCTCCGCAACGTCGTCGATCCCCGCCGCAACGGCAGACTCTCCAGCATGCCATCGCAGCATCCGCACCCCCATCTTCGACACGACATGCCAGACGACCAGCTC GCCAGCAGCACCCGCCGTGTCCGCAGAGACAAGGACAGAGACAGCCGCCGTCACCGCGAACGGGACCCCGTAGAGAACCAGGTCCCGCCGTCCGTATGGATGAACCAGATCCAGGCCACCGCCGCAGACCCCAAGCGAGCACGCAGGACATCCGGCTCACGCACCCGCCACGAAGAGCCCCAGCAG CACGACCCCAGAGCA TTCCCGCTCCCCCCAAATCAAGAACATCACCGACATCCTCATTATCAGTCTCCGCCGTATCCCTATCCACATCACCCCCGAAATGGCAATCCTCCTCCGACCCATGACTTTTACCGCCCCAACGATCCCGGCCCTGAATACGTCCCCACCACTCCACAGCCAACAATCCGCGATACCA TACAACCCCCGGCTGCCCCTTTTACTACTCCTGCCCCTGCTCCCCTTTTGCCCCTCCCCCGGACCAAGGAAGAGCTCCTCAGGTCCGAAGGAATCTCCCAAGGCTCCCCGTTTACCGGACACCGCCGCCATCGTTCGGGGCGAGGCGAAGACTTTGCAGCTGGCAGCGGAGCATTTGCCGATGCCACCAACCATACACGCCCCTCGCTCAGGCACCAAACCTCTCGCTCAGAAGACCTGCGCAAACTTGGTCAAGGCCTGCCCCAGCTCGAATCCGAGGACCATCTTGCTCACCAATTGGCCCGACCTGTTCACGTCGGACGCTCCGCCTCGGAAAATGTCGTTCCTCAGGTCCCCCAGCTCGCCACCCCGGGCATGTACAATGCAGGACTGGCCGTTACTCCGGGTACGTCCAAAGGACTCAACATGACCCCGCAGCTCCAGGAATCCTTTGCAGAATCGGCTAATGCCAGTCGTGCGCCCGTAAATGCTGCCATGGCCAGCGCCGCTATTGCCAATGTCAGCACAGATTCAGACTCGGCAAGGGGCGAGCGAGACAAGAAGCGACGCACACGAAGGTCTAAGCAAGTCGATGCTGCTGATTTGCAAGCCCTCTTACCGAAAGATCCTACCCCACCACCCGTCGTTCAGCCCCCATTCAGGAGACAAAGAACCGTATCTGGACGTAGCATCACTGCCCAGCCTACGCCCCCGCCACCCGCACTCCCGACTGAACCGGAACGGGACCCCGCAGATGATATGGTTGTGTATCACCGGACCCCCGAACCGGCCATGATCGATCCGGCCCGTGCGCCTCCCCTCGTGGTCCGCCCCGACGCCTTTCGGGTGGCCGGAGACTCACTCCCGCAAGGGCTGGCCATATTCGCTTCCCGCCCGGAAATGACATCCTCTGGGATTGCGCCGCTTGCAGGCCTACGCACCGAGATGACACAAGTCCCAGGTCCTCGTGGTGATATGACCAACGAAATCTCGCGTGGGGCCGAGACCTTGCGCGCCGGCGAGCCCGTCTCCTCTGTCCCCGCGTTATTGCCCGCAGCACGGCGCGCGTCGATTCTCGACGAGGAGCGATCGAGAAAGTATTCGGCTGCTGGGACCGAGGGCGGTGTTTCTGCCGGCGGGACCGGCTCGCAGGCCGTCTGGGGCGACCGAGGAGCAGAGACGTCCGGTGGTCCGAGCCGACGACGTGCCGCCTccccatcatcatcatcaccagcaccagcaccGACGCTCGTCGCCCAACCACGCGCGCAAGAGCACCGG TCTGCGCGGGACGCCATGTCGATGCGCGAGGCTGTGTCCCCCATGTCGAATTACCAGTCGATCGCGCCGTCGGTGCGGAGCGAGGTTCGGGACGTGAGGGGTGCGATGATCGGGAGCGATGTTGGATATAGAGACGCGAGGAGTCCGGATCCTGGGGCTATGATGGGTCAATCGGGCTCAAAGGGTACCGCGACGGGATATCGGGCGG GACTCGCAAACGTCATTTCTCCCGCAATTCCCAAGGATCGTGCGCTTCCTCGAGCTGGGCAGGTTCCCGCCACGCCCATGACCGCATCCAAGACCTTTGAGCCTGAGATTCCGACTCGACCTCGTGTTCCCTCGAACAACATGCTTGGTTCTTCGCCGCCCGATCTCCTTGCGCAGCGTGCGACTGTCGATGCGCATACGCCTGTTCCTGTTGTCCCTGTCGTCGATGAAGAAGGGAGGCTTCGCGGTCCGCTTGGTCCCACTgttggtgctggtgctggtgctgcGTCGACGATGCCTGCCAGGCCGACTCGAATGTCATTTACCGCCCAGCGCCCGGCTCCCCAAACGGCCACCCCGGTTACGTCTCCTCCCCAGACCCACGCTCAGGCTCAGCCGGCTGCAGAGGCTAGTGCGGTCCCCAAGAACGTTCAACAGCAGACCCACGGAATCGATGGTTCGAAAGAGTCGTTGGTCGAGACGCTCGGTAGCGCTAAAGCGTCCAAGAGTAAAGGGTGGCTGAGAGGATGGAAGTCGTCTAACCAGAAGCCTCCTTCGCCTACTCCGCCACCTGGACCTCCTCCCGCACCTTCTGCTTCTGCTTCTTCCGCTCAACCTCGTCAGCGACTTCTCAGTGGGCTCATGGGTTCCGGGGCGTCCAAGCACAAGCAAAAGCCTTCTGAATCTA GACCAGCCCAGGAGAAAGAGTCTCGTATGCAGAGGGTCATTACGTCCATTAGAGGCGGACTGGGCCGAAAACCATCGTCGTCCAAGCTGGGCCATTTCTCGTCCAAGTCGATGTCTCGTCTGCCAGCCACGGTACCTGCGCCGCCCGTCGGTGCCTCCCTTGTTCGGTCGGCGAGTACCAATGCGAACGGGAGGGAAGGAGGGGTGTGGCCCATGTCGCCTCGTTCCAAAGCCCCGGCTCTGCCTGCTGaacctcctgctcctgcacCTATTCCCGCTCCTTCGGTTGCCCCGCCCGCGAATCCTTCGCCTACGCCTACGCCCGCACCGGTCGCGCCGGCCATTACGGTCCCGATCTTAGCCATCCCGAACTCTGCTACTCCCGCTGCTGTTGTCCCCGCTGCccccaagccacgtcccacCGAACCTGAAAAGAGGCCTGTTACAAAGGATGTTCCTATTATCGACAAGTCCCGCGTGCCCATCTTGAACGGTGCTCCGCCTGCACCCACTACGGCCAAGGCGAGGGCGTACCTTGATTCCAACGGCCGACCTATCGAGACACCGCGTGCCGAAAAGCGCTCGAGCGCTCAACCTGCTCCTCCTTCCCTATCTAACCCACAGCGTCCCAATTCGCCCCCGTTGGTCAATCGTCCTGTGGGACGCATCCCTGTAGCGCAGACCAAGATATTCACCAACGACGCGCCGAACCGTTCAGTGGCGCATCCTCCCACCGCCCCTGGTGCTGCCCCCGTTCCTACCACACCTCACGGATCGCACCGAACGTTGACCGCAGCGGGCCCCGGATTTCTTCGTCGCGCGAGAGGGTCCC AGAACCCGGTTTATGCCACTGACCCCGCGCCTCCGCATGGCGAAGCTGGGGATCTTGGGTTGCCGACTCCTGATGAGACGCCTCGTGCTTCGCCTACTGGTGAGAATACCTTTGAGGACCGCGCGGTTGCGTTGAAAGAGGAGCAGCGGGAGCGGGAGCGCCGTCCGTCCCAGGAAGATCCCAATCGCCGGCGCCATCGTTCGAATAATATCGTTATCCCCAGCAAGTACCCCGGCGGCCTCAACCCACACGAGTTGACTCACCGGCTGCAAGTGGATGTCGATGCGTACGCACACGGCGGTGTTCTCAAGTTTGGCCATCGCGAGAAACGGGCTATTTCAGTGGCTAGCGTGGAAGCCGTGTCTGGTCAAGAG GGCCATTTCCAGTCCGAGACGTCTTCGATCCGGTCTTCGACCCCTGGAGCTCATCAGCTTGCGTTTCCCCATCGGGACCCCGCCGAAGCGACGCAAAGTTGGGCGAAGCACCAGACGGAAGAGGACGAGAGGGCCGGGGCCGGAGTTGGCGCTCGAGTTGGCCGTTCTGGGAGAGACAGGCGAGATGGGCGCAAGGTCTCGGGCGTGTTGAAGCGTGATCGGGGCGGTGTCCGCAAGCCGGGCGTTGCGTTTGATTTCCCATCGGGCCCTATTATCGAGACGGATGAGGATCCACAGGACGCGAGGCAGCAGGCGGATATTAATCTGACTTACGAGTTGGAGAGGAGGCATAAGCGGTACAAGTAA
- a CDS encoding ubiquitin-protein ligase E3, whose product MASTERDQTLETLLNELNHLQSATDITGKTARATTGKKAKSKAPAPPISQSLDALLSNLHELREKIVDGGTSAANEDEFKALAKTVDDKKKDIEERQKEVYASLARMGKLLDKKFSIALPDTGPLFTSENAMEALERTIAMHLFRTGSFNVAHTFMEESCMDTPPTNHNQFVDMHRILTALSHNDFEPALTWCASNRKFLTERQSTLEFALHRAQFLALLLSPTDPDARQTAINYSKQYFPALYAEHRPAIQRLLTSVLFAAPGLAGSPEYCARLGLGEQVPMKVAIDIGGSGALARIEKGRKIIKDARTGWSTANELPIEIPLLPQHRYHSVFICPVSREQASEANPAMMLECGHVVAKESLGKLTKGTANRVKCPYCPIESDPSRALQVHF is encoded by the exons ATGGCCTCGACAGAACGTGATCAAACCCTCGAAACTCTCCTAAACGAACTGAACCATCTCCAGAGTGCAACCGATATTACCGGAAAAACTGCTAGGGCAACTACTGGCAAGAAAGCAAAATCAAAggcacctgcccctcctaTAAGCCAATCACTAGACGCACTACTATCAAACCTACATGAACTTAGAGAGAAAATCGTCGATGGCGGAACCTCAGCTGCCAATGAGGACGAATTCAAGGCATTAGCAAAGACAGTAGACGACAAAAAGAAAGACATTGAAGAGAGACAGAAGGAGGTCTACGCCAGCCTCGCACGAATGGGTAAACTACTGGACAAG AAATTCTCGATAGCTCTGCCAGACACCGGACCCCTGTTCACATCTGAGAATGCAATGGAAGCCCTGGAGAGGACGATTGCAATGCACCTATTTCGGACAGGCTCCTTCAATGTCGCCCACACTTTCATGGAG GAATCATGCATGGACACACCTCCAACGAATCATAATCAATTCGTAGACATGCACCGAATACTCACCGCACTTTCGCACAACGACTTTGAACCCGCTCTCAC CTGGTGCGCATCCAACCGTAAATTTCTCACCGAACGACAATCGACACTCGAGTTTGCCCTTCACCGTGCCCAATTTCTTGCTCTACTACTCTCCCCAACTGACCCGGATGCACGCCAAACGGCCATCAATTATTCCAAGCAATACTTCCCGGCCCTCTACGCGGAGCATCGTCCAGCTATCCAACGATTGCTTACCTCGGTGCTATTCGCCGCGCCAGGTCTAGCTGGGTCACC GGAGTACTGCGCTCGACTAGGACTGGGCGAACAAGTTCCTATGAAAGTGGCTATCGATATCGGTGGCTCGGGCGCACTGGCCAGAATCGAAAAGGGCCGGAAGATCATAAAGGATGCGAGAACAGGATGGAGCACTGCAAATGAGTTACCG ATCGAGATTCCCCTTTTACCTCAGCACCGCTACCATTCTGTCTTTATCTGCCCTGTATCGAGAGAACAAGCTTCCGAGGCAAATCCGGCCATGATGCTGGAATGCGGGCACGTCGTTGCGAAAGAAAGCTTGGGCAAACTTACCAAGGGCACAGCCAA TCGAGTCAAATGCCCATACTGCCCAATCGAGTCCGACCCGAGCAGGGCGCTTCAAGTTCATTTCTAA
- a CDS encoding GTPase-activating protein GYP7 codes for MTGTPGSPRSIDDDFTHITNSMVSIKPPSPPVETEAERDEQAKYRLVYSKSKVYVHPTAYARDNIPGFISIVKRDAISPTYFLAWVPETLLGERGNDEWSKFLRVEAEYGSGGHSLDEEEDAVIIKPPIPKGESYAFSIPLSSIYSAVVQLPTISSWYGSMTFNLTSGATLQTIYFHDEESRSISQLTPKNRAASGIASWGGEDLLQRLKSYCHILKSSLQPNLFLFDPSKPDIEAHTMVLFDDDAADLIMAQSTDSPIPHHRRPNRPSRSSGSSSGSVPSPRLTPNGSPAPFPNPRYSTRTSVLHETLPVYPPTSFAPLTSPSRNSLLQSFSQLTRATRHAAQQILSHPLAQPIVPHLPSPMQSFVNASGEWAGLLEKGGMGEFESARVYLARWARVVAEEGERARRREVRVVGGSGNEREEGELGVFELLAKSANLPTPKSTRNPKNAIDKDTWLGWFDETGRPTISEEDMRKEVFRRGFSTLEARRLAWPSVLNVLPWDTDQQTRENMWAEKKALYEEIKGQWFEVEEVLKRPEVAEERHRVDVDQMRTLRKPQQRACGPPRVILLTYNFYEKELGYVQGMSDLCAPIYVVCGADEVKTFWCFVEVMEHMALGKGRRFEPVLLLQMGLIAFKREFPFDDVMRLWEILWTNYYTNQFVLFVALAVLESHRDVIMRYLVEFDEILKYCNDLSMTIELDSTLAQAEVLFLSFQQIVSDIDRRQAEQSLSSSPEGLRRRRGDSRPGSPISLPAGASEEDRTRAALSMSLISDNLRELLKR; via the exons ATGACCGGCACACCGGGCTCTCCCCGCAGCATCGACGACGACTTTACTCATATA ACTAATTCGATGGTCTCAATCAAACCTCCGTCGCCCCCCGTCGAGACGGAAGCTGAGCGAGATGAGCAAGCGAAATATAG ACTTGTATATTCAAAATCAAAGGTCTATGTGCACCCTACGGCCTACGCACGAGACAACATACCCGGGTTCATTAGCATCGTCAAGAGA GATGCCATCAGCCCAACTTATTTTCTTGCTTGGGTCCCCGAAACTCTCCTGGGCGAGCGTGGTAACGATGAGTGGTCCAAGTTCTTGCGTGTAGAGGCCGAGTATGGCTCCGGTGGACACAGCctagatgaagaagaag ATGCGGTGATCATTAAACCACCCATACCAAAGGGCGAATCCTATGCGTTTTCTATACCACTTTCCTCTATCTACAGTGCCGTAGTTCAGCTGCCAACTATTTCTTCGTGGT ACGGGTCCATGACCTTTAATCTGACTTCTGGAGCTACACTTCAGACCATCTATTTCCACGACGAGGAATCCCGGTCTATCAGCCAACTCACACCCAAGAACCGTGCAGCTAGTGGCATCGCCAGCTGGGGCGGCGAAG ATTTGCTTCAGCGTCTCAAATCTTACTGCCATATATTGAAATCATCTTTGCAGCCCAATTTGTTCCTC TTTGACCCATCTAAACCCGACATAGAGGCTCACACAATGGTTTTATTTGATGACGATGCTGCAGACCTCATCATGGCTCAATCAACAGACTCGCCTATTCCTCATCATCGACGTCCTAATCGTCCATCTCGTTCCTCGGGCTCGTCAAGTGGCTCTGTTCCCTCTCCACGGCTTACACCAAATGGCTCGCCAGCCCCCTTCCCAAATCCACGGTATTCTACCCGTACTTCTGTGTTACACGAGACCTTGCCCGTATATCCCCCAACTAGCTTTGCTCCCCTCACCTCTCCTTCGCGCAACTCACTCCTTCAATCATTTTCTCAGTTGACCCGAGCAACTCGACACGCAGCTCAGCAAATCCTTTCCCACCCACTTGCTCAGCCTATTGTTCCACATCTACCATCTCCAATGCAGAGTTTTGTCAATGCGAGTGGCGAATGGGCTGGGTTACTCGAGAAAGGCGGGATGGGAGAATTCGAGTCTGCAAGAGTATATTTGGCGAGGTGGGCTAGAGTTGTTGCTGAGGAAGGTGAACGAGCTAGGAGAAGAGAAGTGAGGGTCGTGGGGGGTTCAGGAAATGAGAGAGAAGAAGGGGAACTAGGAGTGTTTGAGCTACTTGCG AAATCGGCCAATTTACCCACGCCTAAATCGACGAGGAATCCCAAGAACGCAATTGACAAAGATACATGGCTAGGGTGGTTCGACGAGACAGGGAGACCGACAATCTCGGAGGAAGACATGCGCAAGGAGGTGTTTAGACGG GGCTTTTCAACGTTAGAGGCACGAAGATTGGCATGGCCGAGTGTATTAAATGTCCTGCCATGGGACACGGATCAACAAACTAGAGAGAATATGTGGGCTGAGAAAAA AGCTTTATATGAGGAAATCAAAGGTCAATGGTTTGAGGTTGAAGAGGTTTTAAAGCGCCCTGAGGTGGCGGAAGAGAGGCATCGAGTGGATGTGGAT CAAATGAGAACGCTGCGCAAGCCGCAGCAACGAGCATGTGGACCGCCTAGGGTTATCTTGCTGACCTACAACTTTTACGAGAAGGAACTTG GCTATGTCCAAGGCATGTCCGATCTGTGTGCTCCTATCTATGTCGTGTGTGGTGCAGACGAGGTCAAGACATTTTGGTGCTTCGTGGAGGTTATGGAACACATG GCACTTGGAAAGGGCCGACGCTTTGAACCTGTTCTTCTGCTTCAG ATGGGTCTGATCGCATTTAAGCGTGAATTCCCGTTTGACGATGTAATGAGGCTCTGGGAAATTCTCTGGACAAACTACTATACCAACCAATTTGTGTTATTTGTTGCTTTGGCTGTGTTAGAATCACACAGGGATGTGATTATGCGGTATTTGGTTGAG TTTGATGAGATACTCAAATATTGTAATGATCTGAGTATGACGATTGAGCTCGATTCAACTCTCGCCCAAGCGGAGGTGTTATTCCTGTCCTTCCAACAGA TCGTTTCTGATATTGACCGCCGTCAAGCCGAACAGAGTCTATCGTCGTCTCCTGAAGGGCTACGACGTAGGCGTGGGGACAGTAGACCTGGCTCCCCTATTAGTCTTCCTGCTGGAGCGAGCGAAGAAGACAGGACCCGGGCTGCGTTGAGTATGTCGCTTATAAGCGACAATTTGAGGGAGCTTTTGAAGAGGTAG